The Acidobacteriota bacterium genome window below encodes:
- a CDS encoding phosphatidylserine decarboxylase family protein has product MVKDGFYFNIPVLALIAVCLALGLWAWAVPLILLGGFVLYFFRNPEREIPADPGALVSPADGKVVQVEEDSSGLLRVSIFLSVFDVHVNRAPIGGRIVRQDYHPGRFLLAFDERASVENERLVLTIEDEAGRQLTFALITGLIARRIVPWKVAGEEVAKGDRIGLIRFGSRVDVFLPRQCHPEVRKGDRVMGGSSVIARWS; this is encoded by the coding sequence ATGGTCAAGGACGGCTTTTACTTCAATATTCCCGTGCTGGCTCTGATTGCCGTTTGTCTGGCGTTGGGGCTTTGGGCTTGGGCTGTGCCGTTGATTCTCCTGGGAGGCTTCGTCCTCTATTTCTTCCGCAACCCTGAGCGCGAGATCCCGGCCGATCCGGGCGCCTTGGTCTCGCCCGCCGACGGCAAGGTGGTGCAGGTTGAAGAGGACAGCAGCGGACTGCTGCGCGTCAGCATCTTCCTCTCGGTGTTCGACGTGCACGTCAACAGGGCCCCCATCGGCGGACGCATCGTGCGCCAGGACTACCATCCGGGACGCTTTCTGCTGGCCTTTGACGAACGGGCCTCGGTCGAAAACGAGCGTTTGGTGTTGACCATCGAGGATGAAGCGGGCCGCCAGCTCACCTTTGCTCTCATCACCGGGTTGATCGCCCGCCGCATCGTGCCCTGGAAAGTGGCCGGAGAAGAGGTCGCCAAAGGTGATAGAATAGGGCTAATCCGCTTTGGAAGCCGAGTCGACGTTTTTTTGCCCCGGCAGTGTCATCCTGAGGTGAGGAAAGGTGATCGGGTGATGGGCGGATCGAGCGTCATCGCCCGATGGAGCTAA
- a CDS encoding PDZ domain-containing protein encodes MRLKSLLILLCVSLLAAGPLLAQEIRFLQRDGGYLGVELRNVDADDAASLSLQRVAGVVIERVEPGTPAEEAGLQPGDAILEYAGVTVLSVRHLQRLVSETPPGREIDLSVNRGGRQQQIMVQVGKRQSSVIRPRDLDDLHFDFDWDNLERFRVEPGEGRSHIFVMSSRPRLGVSVITLTEQLADFLEVPDSQGLLVTEVVADSPAARAGLQAGDVIVELNGDEVGQPHRLSLRLKAGQNNDLRVYRRGRAMSFTIEIEEPSPPKGGKRRL; translated from the coding sequence ATGAGGTTGAAATCCCTTTTGATTCTATTGTGCGTATCTTTGCTGGCGGCCGGTCCCCTGTTGGCTCAGGAGATCCGTTTCTTGCAGAGGGACGGAGGCTACCTGGGGGTAGAGCTGCGCAACGTGGACGCAGATGACGCGGCTTCCCTGAGCCTGCAACGGGTGGCCGGCGTGGTCATCGAGCGTGTGGAGCCGGGGACCCCGGCGGAAGAGGCCGGACTGCAGCCCGGAGACGCCATCCTGGAGTACGCTGGCGTGACCGTGCTGAGTGTCCGCCACTTGCAGCGCCTGGTTTCGGAGACCCCTCCCGGACGCGAGATCGATCTGTCCGTCAACCGCGGCGGACGGCAGCAGCAGATAATGGTGCAGGTGGGGAAACGCCAGAGCTCGGTCATCCGCCCCCGCGACCTCGACGATCTGCACTTCGACTTCGACTGGGACAATCTGGAACGCTTCCGCGTCGAACCGGGCGAGGGCCGGTCGCACATCTTCGTGATGAGTTCGCGGCCGCGGCTGGGGGTCTCAGTGATCACTCTCACCGAGCAATTGGCCGACTTCCTGGAAGTCCCCGACTCGCAGGGCCTTCTCGTCACCGAGGTGGTCGCCGACAGCCCCGCCGCCCGCGCCGGACTGCAAGCCGGCGACGTCATCGTGGAGCTCAACGGCGACGAGGTGGGTCAGCCCCATCGCCTCTCCCTGAGGCTCAAGGCCGGCCAGAACAACGACCTGCGCGTCTACCGCCGCGGACGCGCCATGTCCTTCACCATCGAGATCGAAGAACCCTCGCCCCCCAAGGGCGGAAAACGCCGCCTTTGA
- the pssA gene encoding CDP-diacylglycerol--serine O-phosphatidyltransferase, whose amino-acid sequence MLFNSKELESEARGLFSPRRKLRRSVYLLPTLFTVGNIFFGFYALISTLVGDYDMAAMAIGIAVVLDGLDGRVARMANATSDFGLQLDSLADVVSFGVAPAVLLYTWGMQDLGRLAQCSAFIFLICGAMRLARFNVQTSDLKSFAGLPIPAGAGFVAATVHFLKAPPPWPHFDLMLVVATYVVSFLMISTLRYPSMKKLNLARGKSHLLVVLVALAVAGMIWYSQVALLLVAYTYAASGPFIRLLSALRRQSK is encoded by the coding sequence GTGCTGTTCAATTCCAAAGAGTTGGAATCAGAAGCCCGCGGCCTCTTCTCGCCGCGGCGAAAGTTGCGCCGCAGCGTCTATCTGCTGCCCACTCTGTTCACCGTGGGCAATATTTTTTTCGGATTCTACGCCTTGATTTCGACGCTGGTCGGCGATTACGACATGGCCGCCATGGCTATCGGAATCGCCGTCGTGCTGGACGGACTGGACGGCCGGGTGGCCCGCATGGCCAACGCCACCAGCGATTTCGGCCTGCAGCTCGATTCACTGGCCGACGTTGTCAGCTTCGGAGTGGCCCCCGCCGTATTGCTCTATACCTGGGGAATGCAGGACTTGGGCAGGCTGGCCCAGTGCTCGGCCTTCATTTTTCTTATCTGCGGGGCCATGCGGCTGGCCCGCTTCAACGTTCAGACCAGCGACTTGAAGAGTTTCGCCGGACTGCCCATCCCCGCTGGAGCAGGCTTCGTAGCCGCCACCGTGCATTTCTTGAAGGCCCCACCTCCATGGCCCCACTTCGACCTGATGCTGGTGGTGGCCACCTACGTCGTTTCCTTCCTGATGATCTCCACCCTGCGCTATCCGTCCATGAAGAAACTCAACCTGGCGCGGGGCAAGAGCCACTTGCTGGTGGTCCTGGTGGCCTTGGCAGTGGCGGGAATGATCTGGTATTCGCAGGTGGCCCTCTTGCTGGTGGCCTATACCTACGCCGCCAGCGGCCCCTTCATCCGGCTCCTCTCGGCCCTTCGCAGACAGAGCAAGTGA
- a CDS encoding DUF465 domain-containing protein: protein MDETKLREYLAQNDEEFRQLSQQHREFDQQLEALIQKPYPSEDDQLRETILKKKKLALKDQMQMRINQYVAQQASG from the coding sequence ATGGATGAGACGAAGCTCAGAGAGTATCTGGCCCAGAATGATGAGGAATTCCGGCAGCTCAGTCAGCAGCATCGCGAATTCGATCAGCAACTGGAAGCACTGATTCAGAAGCCCTATCCCAGCGAAGACGACCAACTTCGAGAAACGATCCTGAAAAAAAAGAAACTGGCGCTGAAAGACCAGATGCAGATGCGCATCAATCAATACGTGGCGCAGCAGGCCTCTGGTTAA